A window of the Brassica napus cultivar Da-Ae chromosome C5, Da-Ae, whole genome shotgun sequence genome harbors these coding sequences:
- the LOC106415258 gene encoding phosphoglycerate mutase-like protein AT74H: protein MGTDKKMLPKRIILMRHGESAGNIDQGAYATTPDHKIPLTEEGRAQAREAGRKMRALISAQSGGACGENWRVYFYVSPYERTRTTLREVGKAFSRRRVIGVREECRIREQDFGNFQVEERMRVVKETRERFGRFFYRFPEGESASDVYDRVSSFLESLWRDVDMNRHQVDPSSELNLVIVSHGLTSRVFLMKWFKWTVEEFERLNNLGNCEFRVMELGAGGEYTFGIHHTEEEMLAWGMSKGMIDDQMVRVNGSRETLNDCCTLQLDEYLDLLDVTDDEE, encoded by the exons ATGGGGACCGACAAAAAGATGCTTCCAAAACGCATCATACTCATGCGCCACGGCGAGTCAGCCGGCAACATCGACCAAGGGGCTTACGCAACCACGCCCGACCACAAGATCCCTCTGACCGAAGAAGGACGAGCGCAGGCACGTGAGGCCGGTAGGAAGATGAGAGCCCTGATCTCAGCTCAAAGCGGCGGCGCGTGCGGAGAGAATTGGCGCGTATACTTTTACGTGTCCCCGTACGAGAGGACGAGGACAACGCTGAGGGAAGTAGGGAAAGCGTTCTCGAGGCGGCGCGTGATAGGAGTGAGGGAGGAGTGTAGGATCAGAGAACAAGATTTTGGGAATTTTCAAGTGGAAGAGAGGATGAGAGTTGTCAAGGAGACGAGGGAACGTTTTGGAAGATTCTTTTACCGTTTCCCGGAGGGTGAATCTGCTTCCGACGTCTATGATCGTGTTTCAA GTTTCTTGGAGTCTTTGTGGAGAGACGTGGACATGAATAGGCATCAAGTGGATCCATCCAGTGAATTAAACCTAGTGATCGTATCCCATGGGCTGACATCTCGTGTGTTTCTAATGAAATGGTTCAAGTGGACGGTGGAAGAGTTCGAGCGGTTGAACAACTTAGGGAACTGCGAATTCAGAGTGATGGAGTTAGGTGCGGGAGGAGAGTACACTTTTGGGATACACCACACTGAAGAAGAGATGTTGGCTTGGGGCATGTCTAAAGGTATGATTGATGATCAAATGGTTCGTGTTAATGGTTCTCGTGAAACATTGAACGATTGTTGTACATTGCAACTCGACGAGTATTTGGATTTGTTAGATGTGACTGACGACGAAGAATGA
- the LOC106415259 gene encoding nuclear transcription factor Y subunit C-9 — MDQQEHGQSGAMNYGTNPYQTNPMTTTAAGSVGPAAPQGQLAFHQIHQQQQQQQLTQQLQVFWENQFKEIEKTTDFKNHSLPLARIKKIMKADEDVRMISAEAPVVFARACEMFILELTLRSWNHTEENKRRTLQKNDIAAAVTRTDIFDFLVDIVPREDLRDEVLGRGTAPEAAAAGYPYGYLPPGTGPIGNPGMVMGNPGGAYPPNPYMGQPMWQQQQGPDQTDPEN; from the coding sequence ATGGATCAACAAGAGCATGGACAGTCAGGAGCCATGAACTACGGCACAAACCCATACCAAACCAATCCCATGACAACCACTGCAGCCGGGAGCGTGGGGCCAGCAGCACCACAAGGCCAGCTGGCCTTCCACCAGATCCAccaacagcagcagcagcaacagctGACTCAGCAGCTTCAAGTCTTCTGGGAGAACCAATTCAAAGAGATTGAGAAAACAACCGATTTCAAGAACCACAGCCTTCCCCTAGCGAGGATCAAGAAAATCATGAAAGCCGACGAGGACGTCCGCATGATCTCTGCCGAGGCTCCCGTTGTGTTTGCAAGGGCCTGCGAGATGTTCATCTTGGAGCTGACGCTAAGGTCGTGGAACCACACGGAGGAGAACAAGAGGAGGACGCTTCAGAAGAATGATATAGCAGCTGCTGTGACTAGAACCGATATTTTTGATTTCCTTGTGGATATTGTTCCTAGGGAGGATCTTAGGGATGAGGTCTTGGGAAGAGGGACTGCTCCTGAGGCTGCTGCTGCTGGTTACCCGTATGGATACTTGCCTCCGGGAACTGGACCTATAGGGAACCCGGGAATGGTTATGGGTAACCCCGGTGGTGCATACCCACCTAACCCGTATATGGGTCAACCCATGTGGCAGCAGCAACAGGGACCTGACCAAACTGACCCGGAAAATTAG
- the LOC106415431 gene encoding mannosylglycoprotein endo-beta-mannosidase, giving the protein MSQIGKTLLDSGWLAARSTEVNDDGEQLTTTNPPSLGPKSPWMEAAVPGTVLGTLLKNKSIPDPFYGLENETITDIADSGRDYYTFWFSTHFQCKRLLNQYVHLNFRAINYSAEVYVNGHKIVLPKGMFRRHTLDVSDILRPPDSDNLLAVIVHPPDHPGTIPPQGGQGGDHEIGKDVAAQYVEGWDWICPIRDRNTGIWDEVSISVTGPVRIIDPHLVSTFYDDYERAYLHVTAELENKSTWSADCSVNIQVTAELENGVCLVEHLHTENVLIPARGNIHHTFKPLYLYKPELWWPNGMGKQNLYDVLITVVVKEFGESDSWMQPFGFRKIESDIDSVTGGRLFKINGEPIFIRGGNWILSDGLLRLSKERYRTDIKFHADMNMNMIRCWGGGLAERPEFYHFCDVYGLLVWQEFWITGDVDGRGDPVSNPNGPLDHDLFLLCARDTVKLLRNHPSLALWVGGNEQVPPKDINEALKQDLRLHPYFTTQLLPDKDSDPSVYLDGTRVYIQGSMWDGFADGKGNFTDGPYEIQYPEDFFKDTYYKYGFNPEVGSVGMPVADTIRATMPPEGWEIPLFKKVSDGFVEEVPNRMWDYHKYIPYSKPGKVHDQILMYGTPDNLDDFCLKAQLVNYIQYRALFEGWSSQMWTKYTGVLIWKNQNPWTGLRGQFYDHLLDQTASFYGCRSAAEPVHVQLNLASNFLEVVNTTPKELSDVEIEASVWDLDGNCPYSKVFNKVYAPPKKAVKISEFKYPKSENAKPVYFLLLKLYRASDKTVISRNFYWLHLPGKDYTLLEPYRKKRIPLKITCNAVNVGPEYELEINVHNTSRADLAKNALQDYGNRNVGLLQKFFGRFGGTEDSNRGLKVVETEGSDPGVAFFFRFSVHNAEAEKQDTRILPVHYSDNYVSLVPGESMSFKISFAAPTGMKKPPRVMLRGWNYPDGFTVFG; this is encoded by the exons ATGTCGCAGATCGGAAAGACGCTACTCGATTCCGGCTGGCTAGCTGCCAGATCAACAGAAGTTAACGACGACGGCGAGCAGCTCACCACCACCAATCCGCCGTCTCTCGGTCCCAAATCTCCGTGGATGGAAGCCGCCGTACCCGGAAC TGTTTTGGGCACCTTGTTGAAGAACAAATCAATTCCAGATCCTTTCTACGGACTAGAAAATGAGACCATCACTGACATTGCCGATTCCGGAAGGGACTACTACACTTTCTGGTTCTCCACACACTTCCAATGTAAACGG TTGTTGAATCAATACGTGCATTTGAACTTTCGTGCCATCAACTACTCTGCTGAGGTGTATGTAAACGGCCACAAGATTGTGCTTCCCAAAGGAATGTTTCGCAGACATACACTTGACGTTAGTGATATTCTGCGTCCTCCTGATAGCGACAATCTACTTGCTGTTATCGTTCATCCCCCTGATCATCCTGGGACTATACCTCCCCAGGGAGGCCAAGGTGGTGACCACGAG ATTGGGAAAGATGTAGCTGCACAGTACGTGGAAGGTTGGGACTGGATTTGTCCAATAAg ggATCGGAACACTGGCATATGGGATGAAGTGTCAATATCTGTTACCGGG CCTGTAAGAATAATTGATCCCCATTTGGTCTCAACCTTCTATGACGATTACGAAAGGGCGTACTTGCATGTGACTGCTGAACTTGAAAACAAGAGCACATGGAGTGCTGACTGTTCTGTGAATATTCAAGTAACAGCCGAACTCGAAAACGGTGTTTGTTTAGTAGAGCATCTTCATACAGAGAATGTTCTGATCCCTGCTCGAGGAAATATTCACCACACATTTAAACCG CTCTATCTATATAAACCTGAACTGTGGTGGCCCAACGGGATGGGAAAGCAAAACCTTTATGACGTCTTGATCACTGTCGTTGTGAAAGAATTCGGAGAATCTGATTCGTGGATGCAGCCTTTTGGATTCCGTAAGATTGAGAGTGATATTGATAGTGTCACTGGTGGAAG GCTGTTCAAGATCAATGGAGAACCGATATTCATCCGTGGTGGCAATTGGATACTGTCAGACGGGTTGTTACGCCTCTCCAAAGAACGTTACAGAACGGACATAAAGTTCCACGCAgatatgaacatgaacatgatcCGTTGCTGGGGTGGTGGGTTGGCTGAAAGGCCGGAGTTCTATCACTTTTGTGATGTCTACGGTTTGTTG GTCTGGCAAGAGTTTTGGATCACTGGAGATGTTGATGGAAGAGGTGATCCAGTATCAAATCCAAACGGACCACTAGACCATGACCTATTCCTTTTATGTGCTCGTGATACTGTCAAACTTCTGAGAAACCATCCAAGCCTTGCTCTTTGGGTTGGTGGAAACGAACAAGTTCCACCAAAAGACATAAACGAGGCTCTGAAGCAAGACCTGAGGCTTCACCCTTATTTCACAACCCAACTGTTACCAGACAAGGATTCAGATCCTAGCGTTTATCTTGACGGTACCAGAGTTTATATTCAAGGATCCATGTGGGACGGCTTTGCAGATGGAAAGGGAAACTTCACTGACGGCCCTTATGAGATTCAATACCCTGAAGATTTCTTTAAAGACACATATTATAAGTATGGGTTCAATCCAGAGGTCGGTTCGGTTGGAATGCCAGTTGCAGATACTATAAGAGCGACAATGCCTCCGGAAGGTTGGGAGATTCCTTTGTTTAAGAAGGTTTCAGACGGGTTTGTGGAAGAAGTGCCGAATAGAATGTGGGACTACCACAAGTACATTCCATACTCTAAGCCTGGAAAAGTTCATGATCAGATTCTGATGTACGGTACTCCAGATAATCTCGATGACTTCTGCTTGAAG GCTCAACTGGTGAACTACATTCAGTACAGAGCTTTATTCGAGGGCTGGAGTTCGCAAATGTGGACAAAGTACACGGGTGTCTTAATCTGGAAGAACCAAAATCCATGGACTGGTCTCAGAGGTCAGTTCTACGATCATCTTCTCGACCAAACAGCCAGTTTCTATGGCTGCCGTTCCGCTGCAGAGCCAGTCCATGTCCAGTTGAACCTGGCAAGTAACTTCCTTGAG GTTGTGAACACGACTCCTAAAGAGTTATCAGATGTGGAGATAGAGGCATCGGTATGGGACCTAGACGGTAACTGCCCGTACTCCAAAGTGTTTAACAAAGTCTATGCGCCGCCAAAGAAAGCTGTGAAAATATCGGAGTTCAAGTACCCGAAATCAGAAAATGCAAAGCCTGTGTATTTCCTTCTTCTCAAACTGTACCGTGCCTCAGACAAAACGGTTATATCCCGGAACTTCTACTGGCTACATCTGCCTGGGAAAGATTACACGCTCTTGGAGCCATACAGAAAGAAGCGAATACCCCTCAAGATCACTTGCAATGCAGTTAACGTCGGTCCAGAGTACGAGCTGGAGATCAACGTCCACAACACATCTAGAGCCGACTTAGCCAAAAACGCTCTTCAGGACTATGGAAACCGCAATGTAGGTTTGCTCCAGAAGTTCTTTGGTAGATTTGGTGGTACTGAAGATAGCAACCGCGGATTGAAAGTGGTGGAAACGGAGGGATCTGATCCAGGAGTTGCTTTCTTTTTTCGTTTTTCAGTCCACAATGCAGAGGCAGAGAAACAAGACACGAGGATTCTACCTGTACACTATTCAGACAACTACGTCTCACTAGTTCCGGGTGAATCAATGTCTTTTAAGATCTCATTTGCAGCTCCTACAGGCATGAAGAAGCCTCCTCGTGTTATGCTTCGGGGATGGAACTACCCTGACGGGTTTACTGTTTTTGGTTAA
- the LOC106415432 gene encoding mitogen-activated protein kinase kinase kinase ANP1: protein MQDFFGSVRRSLVFRPPGDEDNQENQPPFPGALADKITSCIRKSRALIKPSSSPPPHPPSAADTPPPISWRKGQLIGRGAFGTVYMGMNLDSGELLAVKQVLIASNYASKEKTQAHIQELEEEVKLLKNLSHPNIVRYLGTVREDDTLNILLEFVSGGSISSLLEKFGPFPESVVRTYTKQLLVGLEYLHNHAIMHRDIKGANILVDNKGGIKLADFGASKQVAELATISGAKSMKGTPYWMAPEVILQTGHSFSADIWSVGCTVIEMVTGKAPWSQQYKEVAAIFFIGTTKSHPPIPDTLSSDAKDFLLKCLQEEPKMRPTASELLKHPFVTGKHKQSASTDLDSVMNNGSTPTLSQLTNTKCSPNSTCNDVGDMCNLGSLNYSLASPLKSIQNNNFWQQNDNGGEEDDMCLIDDDNFLTFNGETGPILENNSDLKKSCDATSDMSNALNPNFDESPRNGEKETKMSMEVDQPSYSEDDEELTESRIKAFLDEKAADLKKLQTPLYEEYYNNLITCSPNGMESNVSSSKREDTARGFLKLPPKSRSPSRGPLGGSPSRATDTVTCTKSPGSGSSREVNMNDGGDEASQDGVPARVSDWRGLIVDTEQESKSQSAALSEIEKKWKEELDQELERKRQEIMRQAGTGSSPRDRSLSRHREKSRFASPGK, encoded by the exons ATGCAAGATTTCTTCGGCTCCGTTCGCCGATCTCTCGTCTTCCGTCCTCCCGGCGATGAAGACAACCAGGAGAATCAGCCTCCGTTCCCCGGCGCTCTCGCCGATAAGATCACCTCCTGCATCCGCAAATCCAGGGCTCTCATCAAACCCTCCTCTTCCCCGCCGCCTCACCCTCCTTCCGCCGCAGATACGCCGCCTCCGATTTCGTGGAGGAAAGGTCAGTTAATCGGCCGCGGCGCGTTCGGTACGGTGTACATGGGGATGAATCTCGATTCCGGGGAGCTTCTCGCCGTCAAACAG GTTCTGATTGCTTCCAATTATGCTTCCAAGGAAAAAACTCAG GCTCATATTcaggagcttgaagaagaagtTAAGCTTCTCAAAAATCTCTCCCATCCAAATATAGTT AGATATTTGGGCACTGTGAGAGAAGATGACACTCTGAATATTCTTCTCGAGTTTGTTTCCGGTGGATCTATATCTTCGCTCTTGGAGAAATTCGGACCTTTTCCTGAATCA GTTGTACGGACATACACAAAACAGCTGCTTGTTGGGTTGGAGTACCTTCACAATCATGCAATTATGCACAGAGACATTAAG GGCGCTAATATCCTTGTGGATAACAAAGGAGGCATTAAACTTGCTGATTTTGGTGCATCCAAACAAGTAGCTGAGTTG GCTACAATCTCTGGTGCAAAATCTATGAAAGGGACACCCTATTGGATGGCTCCGGAAGTTATTCTTCAAACTGGACATAGCTT CTCTGCTGATATATGGAGCGTGGGCTGTACAGTTATTGAAATGGTTACTGGAAAGGCTCCTTGGAGTCAACAGTACAAAGAG GTTGCTGCTATCTTCTTCATCGGAACAACAAAATCACATCCTCCAATACCTGATACTCTCTCCTCTGATGCAAAAGACTTTCTGCTTAAGTGTCTACAGGA GGAGCCAAAAATGCGGCCAACGGCATCTGAGCTACTAAAG CATCCCTTTGTTACGGGAAAACACAAGCAATCTGCTTCAACTGATCTTGATTCTGTCATG AACAATGGTAGTACTCCTACACTATCACAGTTAACTAACACTAAGTGCTC TCCCAATTCTACATGCAACGATGTAGGAGACATGTGTAACTTGGGCAGTCTGAACTATTCACTTGCATCTCCTTTGAAATCAATCCAAAACAACAATTTCTGGCAACAAAATGATAATGGAGGCGAAGAAGACGATATGTGTTTGATTGATGATGACAATTTTTTGACATTTAATGGAGAGACAGGACCTATCCTTGAAAATAATAGTGATCTGAAGAAG AGCTGTGATGCCACAAGTGATATGTCCAATGCTTTGAACCCCAATTTTGACGAAAGTCCACGTAATGGAGAGAAAGAGACGAAAATGAGCATGGAAGTTGACCAACCTTCATACTCAGAAGATGACGAGGAGCTGACGGAATCAAGAATTAAAGCTTTCTTAGATGAAAAG GCTGCAGACCTAAAGAAGTTACAGACGCCTCTATATGAAGAATACTACAACAATTTGATCACATGCTCTCCCAATGGCATGGAGAGTAACGTAAGTAGCAGTAAAAGAGAGGACACTGCTCGTGGTTTCCTGAAACTGCCTCCAAAAAGCAGGTCACCGAGTCGGGGTCCTCTTGGTGGTTCACCCTCGAGAGCAACAGACACAGTTACTTGTACTAAGAGCCCAGGAAGTGGAAGTAGTCGTGAAGTGAATATGAACGATGGAGGTGATGAAGCTTCGCAGGATGGTGTACCAGCCCGAGTCAGTGACTGGAGGGGTCTTATTGTTGACACTGAACAGGAATCAAAGAGCCAGAG TGCTGCTTTGTCGGAGATAGAGAAGAAGTGGAAGGAAGAGCTTGATCAAGAACTAGAAAGAAAGCGACAAG AGATCATGCGCCAGGCAGGGACGGGATCATCCCCAAGAGACAGAAGCTTGAGCCGACACAGAGAGAAATCGAGGTTTGCATCTCCAGGAAAATGA